The Methylacidimicrobium sp. B4 genome contains a region encoding:
- a CDS encoding glyoxalase/bleomycin resistance/extradiol dioxygenase family protein codes for MATRQMWDAPDIVPTITYSDLPRAIEWLQRVFGFRERTEARLNWLGGGMSWFEVGKSLFAIATPDIAWRQTPETPGLVVKVYVADVDQHFAHAKAEGARIVSEPEDGFWGGRIYRVLDHEGHQWEMSQRGRDRAADRWQLPPGVTRGGLE; via the coding sequence ATGGCAACAAGGCAGATGTGGGATGCGCCCGACATCGTTCCTACGATCACTTATTCCGACCTACCTCGCGCCATCGAATGGCTGCAACGGGTCTTCGGTTTTCGCGAGCGTACCGAGGCCCGCCTGAATTGGCTGGGCGGGGGTATGAGCTGGTTCGAGGTGGGGAAGAGCCTCTTCGCCATTGCGACTCCGGACATCGCCTGGCGCCAAACACCAGAAACTCCGGGTTTGGTGGTGAAGGTGTATGTCGCAGACGTCGACCAGCATTTTGCGCACGCGAAGGCAGAAGGCGCGCGCATCGTCTCTGAACCCGAAGATGGATTTTGGGGCGGTCGAATCTACCGCGTGTTGGACCATGAAGGACATCAATGGGAAATGTCGCAGCGCGGCCGTGATCGAGCCGCGGATCGCTGGCAACTGCCTCCGGGAGTGACACGCGGAGGACTCGAGTGA